GCCATCGCTTTAAATGCGAACGCCGCATCCCGGGCGGCGAGAGAAAATTGTTCCAGTGCGTCTCTATAGGAACCGCTCTTCTTGAGCGCGAGGCCCTGCTCGTAGGCCTCTTGCCCGTCTCGGCTGGGCGGATGTAGGGGCGCGGACGCCCGCGCGTTGTCGGCTGACCGCTTGCCGCGACTTGACGCGGAAGAGATTTGTGATGCGAAGGTAGCGATCTGAGTCTGTTCAGCCGTTTCCTGTTCGGGTGTCGACTCCGTCAGCGCGTCAGTGTCCGAGAGCGGGAAAATGCCTCCTTTACTCCGGTCTTTCGCAGCCTCCGCCACCGTCTTGGTCGAAAGAAATTGGGAGTCCTCTGCGAACCCATAGGTCAGGGCGGTATCGCACAGCTGGTTAATCAGGCGTGGAATGCCGCCGGTGAGCCGGTGAATCATGCGGACGGCCTGGTCGGTGAAAAGTGGCTCCTCTCGTCCCGCAATCCGCAGACGATGCGCAATGTAACCCAGGCTGTCTTCTTCCTTGAATGGTTCGAGGTTGTAGTCCACCATGACACGCTGGGCGAACTGGGCCAGGTCCTTGCGTTGGAGGAGTTGTCGTAAATCCGGCTGGCCTGAGAGAATGATCTGAAGGACAGGAGCTTTGTCTCGATTGAGATTCGATAACAACCTGAGCTCCTCCAGGAGCGCGACGTCGAGATTCTGCGCCTCATCTACGATCAGCAGCACCCGCCTATGTGCGGCAGCTTCCTTGCCAAGGAATTGTTGAAATGCATGGAAGGCTTCGAGCTTCTCCAGCTTCTTTTCATTTTGGCCGAATGCAAGCAGAATCCAGGGCAGGAGGCTGTCCATTGCCCCATGGGTATTGGTAATCAGTCCGATGGTGAAATGGTCACGACGCTCTGACAAGAGTTGCTGAAGCAATGTGGTCTTGCCCATCCCAGGGTTCCCGGTCAGCACAACGAATCCGGCCTCATTGAGGATTCCATATTCAAGCGTTGCCATAGCCAACCGGTGGGTCTCTCCGCGATAGAGAAACTCCGGATTCGGGATTAAGGTGAAGGGCTTGAATTGTAGGCCATAGTACGACTCGTACATACCCTCCTATTACAAGACAACAACGAACAGGTCAACTGCAATTAACGGTATACCCTACTCAGAAGCAACGAGCCATGGCTTGGCCGGCGTGATGACCATCGGAGCAAGTTCACGCGGTTGTCGACACGGGCTGCTATGTAAGTCACTGCATTGGAGGTGATAAACAGCGCCGTTCTGCAGATTTTCCACAGCAAGAACGCAGGTGCGCATAACCGTTTTAGTGTTCTCGAAGGGAATGATTGGCGGGAGCCTCTGCTCGACGGCTCGTAGTAATTCGGTCATTTCCTCTGGAAACCTTTCTCTCGAATAACCGTCTTGTAGACCTGTTCCTTGAACCGGCAAGCATCCGAGTCCCCGTGAAGTCGTCCGTACGAGGGGATTTCCCTCGGCATGGCTTCAAACCGCTCCTTTGGAAGGCTCCAGATGCTCTCAGTCGAATCGCCAATCATGCCGATGAATCCTTCGCCCAACGTCAGGTCAACGCCGCGTTGATCGTCTGTGATGCCTGAGCGATGAAGCTGATACGTCCGGCAAAGACTGAGGTAGGCAGGGCTCCACAGGGCGCCTGCATGCAATCGACGAAATGACAGATTTCTCCTATCCGACTGCCTCCCCTGACCGCAGGATTCCTCGGTCAGCGGTTCCGTGGAATCCGCGTGATCAAACATGACAAACGGATCCTTACGGGAAGCAAGGGAGGATTGGGACTACATCGCATGGGAAGAACACCGTCGATTGAACCCCAGCGTTAAACGTCGCCCGGTGGGAGTTGTCTTCTCACAGGCGGCACGTAGGTCGTGTAGCCTCCTCCTCTGTCAGGCTGAGGGTTTCTCCACGAACGCAAGTGTGTCTGCCGGAAGACTTTTCACCACGAGTGATGCATGGCTGTCATGACGTGTGTCGATCAGGACGCTGTTGATCGTGGGGTTCTCCAAGATCGACCGCGCGTCGCTGGGGCAGCAGGCCGTGTGGATTTTTCCGGCCAGGGTATTCGCGGAAATGCTTGCGGCGGTGCAGATACTTGGAAGCGAGACTCCGCTCATGGCCTGCAGCGGCGGGAGTAGCATCTCCTGTATGTGGTTTCCCGCGCCGCTGATGCCCATCGTGATGGCCCGCCCTGCTTGGCCCTTTCACGAGGTGATGGCGCGTGACAAGGAGCCCGCGCGATCCGAAGGATAGGTGATGAGCAGCGCGATGTAAGGGGCCTTGCCAGCCATCATCAAGGCGTAGGCTGACGCTGCCGGTTCGATAGGCACTCGAGGGGTGATCAGCGGCTTGAGGCGCACCTTCCTTGCTGCGACGAGTTTGGGAACCGTCTGCAAGACAGGTTGCTCTCTGCAGCGCTCGTCTTCGAACGGGTATTTGAGCCTCTGATTTTCATGCGCGTGACATATCAGCTAGGGGGTAGGAGATGGACATGAGTATGTCTAACTCATTCTGATAGTACGGTTTTGCAAGGTATATTCATTCCCACCGCGGCGACCAGTAGCACCCGACCATTCTGGCAAGGGCTCGAGCCAGCCATTTCGATGGGGCTGTCGTCTTGAGTACTTCCTGTAATGATCACGATATTCACGCCATGGCCTTCTGGAAACATGCCAGCGGCTTCGATCAGGACGTTCGTGGCGATCGTGAGGTTCGCAGCGAACTCCGGAGTAGGCGGCGGACAAATACCTTTGCCTGAGTATGCGAGGGACGGATGATGAATGGTTTTCCGCGACTCATTTTTGAGAGCCAAACTTGCACCGGCTGGTTAGTATACGTAGTTAAACTGAATGCAGAAACAATCACTTGTGCGCCAATCATGTTCCAAATTCATGCAACCTATTATTTTTCTGTACGTAAGTAGTCAATGCTATGACATGGCGCTAAACGATCCACTGACGTTTGTTGTTCCTAGGGCCGAATGGGCATGGCCATTATTTTGGTGGCGATCACCATGCATTTATGGGAGACACTTGCTACGCGTTGATAGCGGACCGTTCCTCCTCTGCGACTCTAAAAGGATGTTCTGTGCAGTTTCGTCGAAAGCTTCTGTCAAAAGCACTTAAGCTTGCCGATCTACTTCTGTTGGGATCCACATTCTTTCTTGTGACGTGGTTTTTCTACGCTCAGGAAAATGATTTGTATGCCTTCGAGCAATTCTTGGCGATGCGAATCAAAATTGAAAATGCCATCCTGATTGGAGTCTTAATCGTAGCTTGGTATCTGATCTTCTCCGCATTCGGACTCTATGGATCGAAGCGCCTGTCCAGCCGGCGGGACGAACTGAGCGATATCGTCAAGGCGACAAGTGTGGGGACCCTGTCGATGGCGGTCGCCACCGTTCTCTTCGATATTGAAATGGTGTCCCGGGGGTTTTTCCCGGCGTTCTGGATCATTGTCACCGGGGTGACTTGCGCGGGTCGATCAAGTCTGCGCGCGCTTGTTGGATGGGTCAGGCGAAATGGAAGAAATTTGCGAAATGTTCTGATCGTAGGAACCAATCAGCGAGCCGTGAAGTTTGCGCATGAAATTGGCGCGAAGGCCGAGTTGGGCTATCGGCTCATCGGGTTTGCCGATGAGCCCTGGCATGGTCTTGACGCTCGGAACCACAAGCAGTTTCCCGTCGTTACGTCATTGAACAGTTTGCCGGCATTTCTAAGATCCTGCGAAGTGGACGAAGTCCTCATTGCATTGCCCATGCGGTCATTTCACCAGGCGGCCGCACATATTGTTGCCCAGTGTGAAGAACAGGGCATCTTAGTTCGTGTGTTGGGCGATTTATTCACGCCAAAACTTGCCAGGTCTACGTTTGACATCCTGGGACAGCATTCCACGGTCACTCTTCATACCGGTGCGATAGGAGAGAAGGCCATTTTACTTAAAAGAGGAATTGATATCTTCATCGCGTTACCGGCGCTCATCCTTCTCTTGCCCTGGTTCGGCATTATCGCCGGCGCAATCAAACTTACCTCCGCCGGTCCTGTATTTTTTGTTCAAGAACGAATTGGCCTCAACAAACGACGCTTCCGGTGTCTGAAGTTTCGAACCATGGTTTCGGGAGCCGAGCACATGCAATCTCAGTTGGAACATCTGAATGAGATGCACGGCGCTGCGTTTAAGATTTCGAATGACCCTCGGATCACACCAATCGGCAGGTTTCTCCGCAAGACCAGCCTGGACGAATTGCCTCAGCTGATCAACGTACTTCAAGGGGATATGAGTCTCGTTGGACCACGTCCACTCCCCGTTCGGGACTTTCATGAATTTAATGAAGACTGGCACCGGCGCAGGTTCAGCGTACGGCCTGGCCTCACATGTCTCTGGCAAGTAAATGGACGCAGCTCCCTTTCATTCGAGAAGTGGATGGAGCTGGACTTGGAGTATATCGATCAATGGTCGTTGTTGTTGGACCTCAAAATTATCTTCAAGACCATTCCGGTCGTGATAAAAGGCTCGGGGGCGGCATAATCGAATCAATGTGATCCCAGGATACAGGTCGAATGTTACAGCCGCCACGGCAGAAGATTGCAGAGATGTTACATCACTCGGTTCCCCCAGTCGTAAAACGCTCGATACCATCTGGGCCGCTTCTCCGATCCGGGTTACCCCCCAAGCACAACCTCTTCGGGGTGAGCGTTAGCCAAACATCTTATGAGGAAGCGACAGCTCTGATCATGCAGGCCGCGAAGGAACGAATTCCCATGCTGGTGGACCACCTGCCGGTGCATGGCCTAATTGAAGCGTGTCAGGACCCGTCCTTGAATGAAAAAATACAACACTTCGACATTGTGGCACCGGATGGGCAGCCGGTACGATGGGCGCTGAACCGATTCTACGGAGCAGGTCTGTCTGATCGTGTCTATGGCCCGGAGCTGATGTTGCGGCTATGCAGACAGGCGGCGCAGGAAGGTGTGGGCGTGTATCTGTATGGCAGTCAACAATCAGTGTTGGAGCAATTACAACACAACCTTCTCCGTCAATTTCCCAACCTTCGAATACTTGGTGCCGAATCTCCACCCTTTCGCGCCCTCACACCGGAGGAAGACCGGGAGGCGATAGCGCGCATTAATCGCAGTGGCGCCGGGCTTATATTCTTGGGGCTTGGTTGTCCTAAACAAGAGCATTTTGCTTACGATCACCGGCAACAGATCAAAGGCGTACAGCTCTGTGTGGGAGCCGCGTTTGATTTCCATGCGGGCTGCAAGAGAATGGCTCCTCAATGGATGCAGCGAAATGGGCTGGAGTGGGCGTTTCGTTTGATGACAGAACCTGGAAGGTTGTGGCGTCGATATTTTAGGACGAATTCACTCTTTGTCCTCAAAGTGCTGCAGCACGAACTTGCGGCTCATACGCGCTAAAACTCTGTAACCATATTGAACTTTGGCGATCCTGGGTTGTTCGGGTTTGCTTTAAAGCTTAGGTGGGAGAGTGACGGGCTCTAATCACTGTGGTTGACGAGCAATTGGGACACCTACTCTCATGAAGAGATCATGGCCCTTTAGTGCTGCGGCCAATCATCTTGCCCACGTTAAGTGGTCCATTGCTGATCAGGCGCTGGTAAGCGGGACAAATTTCTTGACTGGAATTTTACTAGTTCGTTCCATGGGCATGAGTGTATTCGGGATGTTCACGTTGGCTTGGATGTTGGTTCAGTTTTTGAACAACCTTCAGACGGCTATAATCACATCACCAATGCTCAGCATTGGGCCGAAGCAAGTCGCAGAGGATCGACCGACTTATTATGGGGCGGTACTAGCCGAACAGCTTGTTTTCTCCACTGGCTCCTTCGTTTTTGTGTACACCAGCATGGCTTTGAGTCAGGTGATGTTTCCAGCGTCGCAGGGGGAGCTGCTTGCCCTACCACTGGCCACCACGGCGGCAACATTCCAGCTGCAAGACTTTATTAGGCGATACTTTTTTGCCATTGGCCGGGCTGCAAGCGCACTGCTTAATGACTCCATCAGCTATCTGGGTCAGCTGGTTGCCATAATCTTGCTGATTCGGCTTAACCTCGTAGATGCGGTGAACGCACTATGGGTAATTTCTGTCACATCTGGGCTTGCGGCAGTCCTTGGCCTGTGCAGCATGCAGGCTATCGCGGTCGACTTCCATGTATCAAAGCGAGTCTTGATCCGTCACTGGCATTTTTCCAAATGGCTATTGATTAAAACCCATCTCAATCAGTTGACCACTTATCCTCTGATTTGGGCATTGGGTTTCTTCAGAGGAAGTGAGGCAGTCGGCATTCTTACTGCGTGCAGAAATGTCGTAGGCGTTCTCCATGTTGCCTTTTTGAGCCTAGATAATATTATTCAACCTCGCGCCTCGAGGGTCATTGCGACCGAAGGACTGGAAACCGCCATCCGCTTTATTCAACATATTACTAAGTGGGCAGCCATACCGGTGATTACCATTTGTTTGGCCGCAGCAATATTTCCAGACAAATTAATCTCGGTCTTTTACGGCAATGTCCTAGTCGGCCATGAAGAAGTGCTCATACTTTTTGCGGCTGCGTACTTTCTTACTTTCCTTGAAAAGCCTTTTTCTTATGTCTTGCTCGCTCTTGAAAAGACCCGGACGCTAGCCATTGTAGACGGTGTCAAATTTCTAATATCGATCACGTTATGCATCCCGATCGTCCAATCTTATGGGACCACTGGTGTTATGGCTTTGGTTGTCTTCCTGAATCTGTCGGGCATCGCAATTCTCTTAAACGGCTGCGCCAAATCTGTTAGCAGTCATCTTGATGGTCTTAAGCCGGCATGAGAGCAACGTCTCTACAGAAGATGACCAGAAATCTCCCATTACCCGGAAGATTAGTCCGGCTCTTCCTTCATCTGGTCACTGCTCAGATCGAATATCCGGACCGCCCTATTGTCACTACCTCGTGCTACGGCGCTGGAAAATTTGAAATTACTGATTGCCGAGAATACTCGCAGCAATCGATTTTTTTTCTTGGTTATTATGAGATGCGAGAATCAAATCTGGTTCGCCGACTTCTCCGGCCAGGAGATACTTTTATCGATGTCGGTGCAAACTTGGGCTGGTTCTCGGTACTGGCAGCTATGCAAGTAGGAAGCGGTGGACGAGTAGTTGCTTTCGAACCATCATCCTCGATGCGAATAAGACTGCTCCGTTCCATAAGTCTTAACCAAGTAAATAATGTCCGAGTAGAAGCAGCAGCATTATCCGATGAGGATGGGACTGCCTTTCTTACAGGTGCAACAACAGAAAATTCTGGCCTTGCAACCATAATGAATGGGAATGTTTTCTCTGACAATGACATGCCTGAAGAGGTGGCGACGATTAGGTTCGATGACTATTGGCGCAGTCATATTAGTGGGCAAATACGGCTCATCAAGATCGATGTCGAGGGTGCCGAGTTGAAGGTTTTGCAAGGTATGACCGAGCTATTGCAAAGTGGGCTATGCGATTCCCTAATGGTGGAAATTAGTGATGCACGGTTACGAAATGCTGGCATGTCGGCCAAGCAAACTATGCAATTGTTGCGCAGCTTTGGATACCAGCTGTTCCACATTGGAATGTTCGGCCTCAAGCTGATTACGGACGATGAAAATTTACAGTTTGCGAACATACTAGCCCAGAGGACCACTAAGGACCCACGGCACAAAATCGAAATATCATGATTTTTCTTGGGACGCTCGACAGGCAACCTGGTCGACAGTCATTCAAAGACTTGTAGTGTGTGATTTGCACACATCATTTTACCTAACCTGTCCGGATGGATGCTGATATGCGCAAGCGATTATGTCGGGGACACCTCTATCAGGAAACGGGAGATGCCGGGATCTTATGTCGTCGATGCGTGATCTCCTATCCAACACTTCGTAAGCGGAAATTAGGGGCCCGCCGGATCCGACACGAACTGCGGCGCCATCATGAGCCCAGCCTTTCGCTCAATTTCAGTCACAAGGTCCTGGTCACCAGTCACATGCCTCCACCGGTTCGTCCTCTTCGGCGGGAGACGCGATATCGGTATGCCAGATTGACTCCGGGGGACCGCGTACAACTCGACCCGTGCAAGATTGCCCTGGGCTGCTATCAATACACTGCCGTTGGTGACAGCCTACGGTATCGCGTGCTGGCCATGTTCCCTCGGCGCACCGCGGCCAATACGCTGCTCTTCTTGGAGCGGCTCATCGAAGAAATTCCGTTTCCCGTGCAGCCGGTCCAAACTGACCGTGGCCGAAAATTCTTCGCGGTGGCGGTGCAGCCGTGGCTCATGCATTACTGCATCACATTCCGTCCCAATCGACCGGCCTCTCCGCATTTGAATGGCAAAGTCGAACGCTCGCAGAAAACCGACTGAGAGGAATCCTTGACGGTGACTGATCCTCGAACACCTGACGTGGAGTGCCGGTTGACCGAGTGGCAACACGATTACAACTGGGCGCGACCTCACGGCTCTTTGAACGGCCACACACCCCTCGAAGCCTTCTGTGCCAAGCAGGAAGCCACGCCAGTTTGGGATGAGGTTGAAACCAAGTATGACCTGACTGGTGAGCGATTTCAGGTTGCTCACTACCAAACAGACGTAGCTCTCAGACGGCATATGGAAGCGAGGTTTCATCTCAAGAAAAGTAAAACGATGTCTCTGAATCGAAAACTTGTATAGATGATGAAAATGAAGCTTATCTTCTACTTAGGACATTACCCTCCTTTTGGCACCCCACTGGTTGGTGGAACCGCGACTGCAGTCGACGGGCTTGTAAAAGGACTTGGTCGACTTCATCAAGATGTCACTATTTTATGCGAGGGAGACTCTGCCAGTAATTATACGACCAGCGATGGAATAAGGATCATTTCATTTAGACGAAACACTAGCCGAAATCCATTTTCCATATCACCAGACTTAAAGCAGTTTTTGTCCGCGGGATCAGAAAAGCCGGACATCATCATTCTGAACGGCTGTTTCAATCCTGCTCTGTTTACAGTGGCTCGTATTGCCTGCGCAGCTGGCATTCCCTATGTAGCAGCGTCTCACACACATTATCATCCAGCACTGTTTAATCGACGCCCCTACCTGAAATGGCCGTATTGGCATTTAATAGAGAAGCGATTTCTTGCCCGCGCCAAAGCTGTCCAGGTATACGACATGGGACACACTGAATATCTGAAAGGACTTGGATTAAAGACCATCTACCTCGCCGTACCTAACGGCTTTTTCCCTGAAAATGCACCAGCTAGCATGAATCACCGGCCTCAGAAGAAAGGCCCCGTCCGCATAGTATTCCGAGGTAGACTCGATGCTTATCACAAAGGACTTGACCTGCTGTTTCGTGCCATCGCGCAACTTCGCTCAGATCATGCCATGCAAGTATTCATCCAAGGTCCTGATCTAGGAGACAAAGTACGCCTTGTAAAGTTAGCTCAGCAATTATCGATCTCGTCAAACGTCACCTTTGTTGAACCGGACTATTCACCGCCTTATTCGTTTCTTGTACAACAAGATGTCTTTGTCCTAACTTCGAGATTTGAAGGGTTTGGGATCGCTGCTCTGGAAGCCATGTTAGCGGGTCTGGTGGTATTGGCAACCGATTCGGCAGGGATTGCTCCCTATGTTCAACGGAGCGGCTGTGGTGTTCTTGTAAAAGCAGATGGTGGCTCTATTGCCGCAGGACTGCGGCACTTGATTTCAATGAGAGACGATTGGAGTGAAATGGGACGTAAGGGGCGGCAATATGTCATGGAGCACCTGACTTGGACACAGATCGCAGACAAAGCGCTGAACGACTACCGCCAACTCAGCTAACATCAATGCCAAGCTCCAGGCTAGACATGGCAGAGAGGCTAATGCGGTACTTGGATTCAAGCGATGTCGCCTACGTGGTCGTTGGTGACTATAGGTTCTACCTAGATAGTCTTCAAGGCGACCTCGATTTTATTGTGGCCCCGGACTCCTTGCGTACTCTAAGAAAGAACCTGTTTTCCTTTTTCCGCAATCATCACTTCCCTATTGTTCAAATGCTGCAGCATGAGCAAACAGCCTGGTACCTCGCCTGCGTCCATAGAGATGCCACGGGAACTCTCCACTTCTTCCATCCCGACATCTGCGGTAATTACTTCCGTTCCGGGAGCCTGTTACTTGCGGCGGACCCAATTCTCAAAAATCGAATCCAGATAGCGACCCAATCCGATCATTTTCGGAACATGTGGATTCCATCACCACGCCATGCCTTTATCTATTACCTTCTAAAGAAGATTGACAAGGGACGGTTAGAGGATCGCCATGAGCGCTATCTTTACCTGGAGTGGCAAAAGGACCCGACAGGCTGTGCAGATCAACTAACCAGGTTCTGGGGCCAAAGTGACACCGAGTTGATCAGGGACGCTGTTTCGCGAAATGACTGGGCAAAGTTACAGGGGCAATTGCCTCGACTTAGTTCCGAGATCAGAAGACGCGTTCCATTTTCTTTAGGTCATACTATGTTTGAATGGATCCGGATAGGCAGACGGATTCTTCGGCCGACTGGAATCCATGTTGCCTTCCTGGGTCCGGATGGTGTGGGAAAGTCTACTGTCATTGAAAAAATCGCACGACACTTGGCGCCAGCTTTTCGTCGTAAGAACGTCTACCACCTTCGCCCCTTCTTTGGACATCGACAGGCAAGCGTGCGTTGTAACCCGCATCCACAGCGAGCGGTACCACGCGGTCTCTTCAGTTCCCTCACGAAACTTGCGTTGTGGTGGCTCGATTTCACTGTCGGATACTTCATGACAGCGTTTCTAGATAAAATCCAATCAACGTTGGTGTTGTCCGATCGATACTATCACGACATTCTAGTCGACCCGAAGCGATACCGCTACGGTGGTCCGCTCTGGCTGGCACGCTGGGTTGGAAAACTCGTTCCACAACCGGATCTCACTATCATTTTAGATGCAGAACCCGTGGTTGTGCAGTCGAGAAAGCAGGAAGTCCCACTCGAAGAAACATGTCGACAGCGGGTCGCATACAGGAAGCTTCTGGCAGAACTTCGCCACACAAGTATCATCGACGCAAGCAAGCCACTGAGTGAAGTCGTCCAGAAAGTTGAAGCAGTGATACTCGACTATATGGGAAAACGCGCATTGAACCGCAATATCTAGATCAACTACTGACATGAATCCGCTTGCCTTTCTCCCTCCTTCATGCTCGCTTTACCCTCTTCCTTCTCGGAGG
The window above is part of the Nitrospira sp. CR1.1 genome. Proteins encoded here:
- a CDS encoding AAA family ATPase encodes the protein MYESYYGLQFKPFTLIPNPEFLYRGETHRLAMATLEYGILNEAGFVVLTGNPGMGKTTLLQQLLSERRDHFTIGLITNTHGAMDSLLPWILLAFGQNEKKLEKLEAFHAFQQFLGKEAAAHRRVLLIVDEAQNLDVALLEELRLLSNLNRDKAPVLQIILSGQPDLRQLLQRKDLAQFAQRVMVDYNLEPFKEEDSLGYIAHRLRIAGREEPLFTDQAVRMIHRLTGGIPRLINQLCDTALTYGFAEDSQFLSTKTVAEAAKDRSKGGIFPLSDTDALTESTPEQETAEQTQIATFASQISSASSRGKRSADNARASAPLHPPSRDGQEAYEQGLALKKSGSYRDALEQFSLAARDAAFAFKAMAQVGICLKSLALPEDAVMALQKALQAKRSSSADTIQVRYLLARTLESLGRTDDALEQYRWIGREDPNFKDVAERLDRLSGGQARPTREEAPSSDGSSWVTQLQRILGASK
- a CDS encoding exopolysaccharide biosynthesis polyprenyl glycosylphosphotransferase gives rise to the protein MGDTCYALIADRSSSATLKGCSVQFRRKLLSKALKLADLLLLGSTFFLVTWFFYAQENDLYAFEQFLAMRIKIENAILIGVLIVAWYLIFSAFGLYGSKRLSSRRDELSDIVKATSVGTLSMAVATVLFDIEMVSRGFFPAFWIIVTGVTCAGRSSLRALVGWVRRNGRNLRNVLIVGTNQRAVKFAHEIGAKAELGYRLIGFADEPWHGLDARNHKQFPVVTSLNSLPAFLRSCEVDEVLIALPMRSFHQAAAHIVAQCEEQGILVRVLGDLFTPKLARSTFDILGQHSTVTLHTGAIGEKAILLKRGIDIFIALPALILLLPWFGIIAGAIKLTSAGPVFFVQERIGLNKRRFRCLKFRTMVSGAEHMQSQLEHLNEMHGAAFKISNDPRITPIGRFLRKTSLDELPQLINVLQGDMSLVGPRPLPVRDFHEFNEDWHRRRFSVRPGLTCLWQVNGRSSLSFEKWMELDLEYIDQWSLLLDLKIIFKTIPVVIKGSGAA
- a CDS encoding WecB/TagA/CpsF family glycosyltransferase; the encoded protein is MLHHSVPPVVKRSIPSGPLLRSGLPPKHNLFGVSVSQTSYEEATALIMQAAKERIPMLVDHLPVHGLIEACQDPSLNEKIQHFDIVAPDGQPVRWALNRFYGAGLSDRVYGPELMLRLCRQAAQEGVGVYLYGSQQSVLEQLQHNLLRQFPNLRILGAESPPFRALTPEEDREAIARINRSGAGLIFLGLGCPKQEHFAYDHRQQIKGVQLCVGAAFDFHAGCKRMAPQWMQRNGLEWAFRLMTEPGRLWRRYFRTNSLFVLKVLQHELAAHTR
- a CDS encoding FkbM family methyltransferase: MRATSLQKMTRNLPLPGRLVRLFLHLVTAQIEYPDRPIVTTSCYGAGKFEITDCREYSQQSIFFLGYYEMRESNLVRRLLRPGDTFIDVGANLGWFSVLAAMQVGSGGRVVAFEPSSSMRIRLLRSISLNQVNNVRVEAAALSDEDGTAFLTGATTENSGLATIMNGNVFSDNDMPEEVATIRFDDYWRSHISGQIRLIKIDVEGAELKVLQGMTELLQSGLCDSLMVEISDARLRNAGMSAKQTMQLLRSFGYQLFHIGMFGLKLITDDENLQFANILAQRTTKDPRHKIEIS
- a CDS encoding glycosyltransferase gives rise to the protein MMKMKLIFYLGHYPPFGTPLVGGTATAVDGLVKGLGRLHQDVTILCEGDSASNYTTSDGIRIISFRRNTSRNPFSISPDLKQFLSAGSEKPDIIILNGCFNPALFTVARIACAAGIPYVAASHTHYHPALFNRRPYLKWPYWHLIEKRFLARAKAVQVYDMGHTEYLKGLGLKTIYLAVPNGFFPENAPASMNHRPQKKGPVRIVFRGRLDAYHKGLDLLFRAIAQLRSDHAMQVFIQGPDLGDKVRLVKLAQQLSISSNVTFVEPDYSPPYSFLVQQDVFVLTSRFEGFGIAALEAMLAGLVVLATDSAGIAPYVQRSGCGVLVKADGGSIAAGLRHLISMRDDWSEMGRKGRQYVMEHLTWTQIADKALNDYRQLS
- a CDS encoding thymidylate kinase-like protein yields the protein MRYLDSSDVAYVVVGDYRFYLDSLQGDLDFIVAPDSLRTLRKNLFSFFRNHHFPIVQMLQHEQTAWYLACVHRDATGTLHFFHPDICGNYFRSGSLLLAADPILKNRIQIATQSDHFRNMWIPSPRHAFIYYLLKKIDKGRLEDRHERYLYLEWQKDPTGCADQLTRFWGQSDTELIRDAVSRNDWAKLQGQLPRLSSEIRRRVPFSLGHTMFEWIRIGRRILRPTGIHVAFLGPDGVGKSTVIEKIARHLAPAFRRKNVYHLRPFFGHRQASVRCNPHPQRAVPRGLFSSLTKLALWWLDFTVGYFMTAFLDKIQSTLVLSDRYYHDILVDPKRYRYGGPLWLARWVGKLVPQPDLTIILDAEPVVVQSRKQEVPLEETCRQRVAYRKLLAELRHTSIIDASKPLSEVVQKVEAVILDYMGKRALNRNI